A genomic stretch from Kovacikia minuta CCNUW1 includes:
- a CDS encoding prohibitin family protein — translation METLSKLPDLQPIQKSKKSNKDLYATGKVFLALFLLAMLASFFVIINAGERGVLLKFGEVQSTVLGEGIHPIIPIVHTVEKLSVRVQSQEITAEASSRDLQDVYTDVALNWHIVPEETHLIFQQIGRQDAIIQHIINPAVEEVLKAVMATYTAEEIITKRGEVKTGVDQALIERLRPYHIAVDDISLVHVHFSNRFSDAVEAKQVAEQEAKRAEFVALKAVKEAEARVNLAKGEAEAQRLLRENLTPELLQRQVIEKWNGNLPLIVGSEGTKLLDLRHLVETNQAMQAAQPNRADFKSK, via the coding sequence ATGGAAACTCTTTCTAAACTGCCAGATTTGCAGCCCATCCAAAAAAGTAAGAAATCGAATAAAGATTTATATGCTACTGGAAAAGTGTTTCTGGCATTGTTTCTACTTGCCATGCTCGCGAGCTTCTTTGTGATTATTAATGCGGGTGAACGGGGCGTATTACTTAAATTTGGTGAGGTTCAAAGTACGGTTTTAGGGGAGGGAATTCACCCGATTATTCCGATCGTTCACACAGTCGAAAAACTGAGTGTTCGGGTACAGAGTCAGGAAATTACAGCAGAAGCATCTTCTCGAGATCTACAGGATGTTTATACCGATGTAGCGTTGAACTGGCATATTGTGCCTGAGGAAACGCACTTAATTTTTCAACAAATTGGCAGGCAGGATGCCATTATCCAACACATTATTAATCCAGCGGTTGAGGAAGTTTTGAAAGCAGTGATGGCAACCTACACCGCCGAGGAAATCATTACAAAACGGGGAGAGGTAAAAACTGGAGTAGATCAGGCATTGATTGAGCGGCTCAGACCTTACCATATCGCAGTGGATGATATTTCCCTGGTACACGTGCATTTCTCTAACCGGTTTAGTGATGCGGTAGAAGCAAAGCAGGTTGCCGAACAAGAAGCGAAACGGGCGGAGTTTGTTGCCCTTAAAGCGGTCAAAGAGGCGGAGGCAAGGGTCAACCTGGCAAAGGGAGAGGCAGAGGCACAGCGGTTATTGCGGGAAAATTTGACCCCAGAGTTACTGCAACGACAGGTCATTGAAAAGTGGAATGGCAATTTGCCCCTCATTGTAGGAAGTGAGGGGACAAAGCTGTTGGATCTACGTCATTTGGTCGAAACCAATCAGGCAATGCAGGCAGCGCAACCAAACAGGGCTGACTTCAAGAGTAAATGA
- a CDS encoding MFS transporter — MQKYASRRSPHLPAPAWVGIAIAFYAFIAIGIAESGLGVLLPSILKTFDLTPATVTFLFVSQITGYVCAAFSSSLISSRLGLAPMLLAAALILTTALTIYGLAPTWFVMVAVGTLLGLGIGLIDAGINTYMVSDRQEAKWIGLLHAFYGIGALLGPTIATTLLMLGLTWRQVYFVIASLVALLIVGVGWIIIRRYPPMMKRTAPSGTHAFAHLRFALQTPTVLVSGLFLLVAVGTEASLGNWAYTVQQVSRGIPASIAGYSISALWLGFTIGRMLLGVFVNRWGAVRLVTLSLITLAVGLTTWWLLPGQWLSLPLIGLAIAAIFPTTIWLMPQRVPEAVVPAAIGFVTSIASLGAAIIPTTIGWLANETGLESIPALILLLAIALAMLHYWLVRHTGST; from the coding sequence ATGCAAAAATACGCCTCTCGTCGATCGCCCCATCTTCCTGCCCCTGCATGGGTTGGAATTGCGATCGCCTTTTATGCATTTATTGCCATTGGCATTGCCGAAAGCGGTTTAGGTGTGTTGCTACCCTCGATTCTGAAAACCTTCGATCTAACACCTGCCACCGTAACATTTCTGTTTGTTAGCCAGATCACAGGTTATGTATGTGCCGCCTTCAGTAGCAGCCTGATCAGTAGCCGCCTGGGATTGGCACCCATGTTGCTTGCGGCTGCCCTCATCCTGACAACAGCGCTGACCATCTATGGGCTGGCTCCTACCTGGTTCGTTATGGTTGCAGTGGGAACATTATTGGGGTTGGGCATTGGCTTAATTGACGCGGGCATCAACACCTATATGGTGAGCGATCGACAAGAGGCAAAATGGATCGGGCTACTGCATGCCTTTTATGGCATTGGGGCGTTGCTGGGACCAACGATCGCCACCACCCTACTAATGCTGGGGCTAACCTGGCGACAGGTTTATTTCGTCATTGCCAGCCTGGTAGCCCTGTTGATTGTCGGGGTGGGGTGGATTATTATCAGGCGTTACCCGCCGATGATGAAGCGAACTGCCCCATCCGGAACCCACGCTTTTGCCCATCTCCGGTTTGCCCTCCAAACACCCACCGTCCTGGTTTCAGGACTCTTTCTGCTGGTTGCGGTCGGTACAGAAGCCTCCCTCGGAAATTGGGCATACACGGTGCAGCAGGTGAGCCGGGGAATTCCAGCTTCTATCGCTGGATACAGCATCAGTGCCCTGTGGCTGGGATTTACCATCGGACGGATGCTGTTGGGCGTTTTTGTGAACCGATGGGGAGCCGTGCGTCTGGTCACACTCTCTCTCATAACACTGGCTGTTGGCCTGACAACCTGGTGGCTACTGCCAGGGCAATGGCTCAGTTTGCCGTTAATTGGGTTAGCGATCGCCGCCATATTTCCAACCACAATCTGGCTCATGCCTCAACGAGTCCCTGAAGCGGTTGTCCCTGCGGCGATCGGCTTTGTCACCAGTATTGCCAGTTTGGGAGCTGCCATTATTCCCACAACCATTGGCTGGTTGGCAAACGAGACCGGGCTGGAGAGCATCCCGGCTTTGATTCTGCTACTGGCGATCGCACTGGCAATGCTGCATTACTGGCTCGTTCGCCATACTGGCTCAACCTGA
- a CDS encoding response regulator, giving the protein MHQSSSLPAKQTFLVVDDHESVLSGTLNILSQAYPDAEMMTAQNFQDALQKADQTPLDLVVVDLVMPENAGEAAHSHAGIQLLETLMKRYPTLNIVVQSSHVRTLVWLKPAIDKHQGGFTVVDKGQPIKELLMMVDWALRERTYTPKEIRNGLQLRPEWLEVLRLGCQEGLQDEAIAKRMHVHEKSVQNYWAKIRDILEIYPNEEQNKDKNIRILTTLRAREVGLID; this is encoded by the coding sequence ATGCACCAATCTTCGTCTCTACCCGCAAAACAAACTTTTTTAGTGGTTGATGATCACGAATCTGTGTTGAGTGGAACGTTGAATATATTGAGTCAAGCGTACCCAGATGCAGAGATGATGACGGCTCAAAACTTTCAGGATGCCCTCCAGAAAGCAGACCAAACTCCATTGGATCTGGTGGTGGTCGATCTGGTGATGCCAGAGAATGCTGGGGAAGCTGCCCACTCCCATGCTGGAATTCAGTTGCTCGAAACATTGATGAAGCGTTATCCAACGCTCAATATCGTGGTGCAGAGTAGCCATGTGCGGACGCTGGTGTGGCTGAAGCCAGCCATTGACAAGCATCAGGGTGGATTCACCGTAGTAGATAAAGGCCAGCCAATCAAGGAACTGTTAATGATGGTGGATTGGGCATTGCGGGAACGAACCTACACTCCAAAAGAAATTCGGAATGGGTTACAGCTTAGACCAGAGTGGTTGGAAGTGCTGCGCCTGGGCTGCCAGGAGGGATTGCAGGATGAAGCGATCGCCAAACGGATGCATGTCCATGAAAAGAGTGTGCAGAACTACTGGGCAAAAATTCGCGATATTCTAGAAATTTATCCCAATGAGGAGCAGAACAAAGATAAGAACATTCGGATTTTGACGACACTACGAGCGAGAGAAGTGGGATTAATTGATTGA
- a CDS encoding CHASE2 domain-containing protein produces MRQPVWQILKSEFAVWRMALPGFIVIVGVILLRWAGALQFLELVALDRLLQLRPAEPMDERITIIGITEADIQRIKTYPIPDGEIADLIRRLQTYQPAVIGLDIVRDIPVEPGHAALETVFRTSRNVIGSEIALDPSGITVEPPPALPDAQVGFADTVSDLDGYQRRSLLGAHNAAQEHRFSLSLRLAEQYLRTRGFELDNGIRDPDAMRFGKTELTRFQPNSGGYMNADAGGNQILLNVRSGKTPFRVLSPEQIRTGNPKPEWLRERIVLIGMMSLSVKDVASSGAITSKNPGRVYGVEFHAHAVSQMVSAVLDGRPLLQVWGDGWEYLWIAAWGLLGLGFGRIFRSPWKILFGMGLASFTLIGVCYGLILLGWWVPLVPALLVLVLNGAGLSMALFYRYHQENQLRLEERQLVIQRLSETLHSGPSQLLDHMLRVLKAEPTVLSVVAELQRLDESIDAIVESLQREAFHEAVHSSSENLELWFQKPLHELLYKTYDDTLQRDLPHLKPIKFKIVQFDPLDTRHLKVEQIRSLCRFLEEALCNVGKYAVGATRLTTICTQEKDWQVIRITDNGIGLADSFGKPKDNTQIEKQQIRNLLRSLLKFPQFKIQNSNAEMGYSGLGTKLSQNLARQLGGTFRRYPNQPKGTVCELKWRARKNG; encoded by the coding sequence ATGCGCCAGCCCGTTTGGCAAATTTTGAAATCAGAATTCGCTGTCTGGCGGATGGCTTTGCCAGGGTTCATCGTGATTGTAGGAGTGATTCTGCTACGGTGGGCTGGAGCGTTGCAGTTTCTGGAGTTGGTTGCGCTCGATCGCTTGCTCCAGCTCCGTCCAGCCGAACCCATGGATGAGCGAATTACCATTATTGGAATTACAGAAGCAGACATTCAACGCATCAAAACCTATCCCATTCCCGATGGGGAAATTGCCGATTTAATTCGGCGTTTGCAAACCTACCAACCCGCTGTGATTGGTTTGGATATTGTGCGAGATATTCCCGTGGAGCCGGGTCATGCTGCGTTGGAAACGGTTTTTCGAACGAGCAGAAATGTGATTGGATCTGAAATTGCTCTTGATCCGAGTGGCATCACCGTTGAACCTCCACCGGCGTTGCCTGATGCCCAGGTTGGTTTTGCCGATACCGTCTCAGATTTAGATGGGTATCAACGACGCAGCTTACTCGGTGCCCATAATGCAGCCCAGGAGCACCGCTTCTCCCTCTCCCTCCGGTTAGCAGAACAATATCTTAGAACCAGAGGTTTTGAGCTAGACAATGGCATTCGTGATCCAGACGCAATGCGGTTTGGCAAGACTGAGTTAACCCGCTTTCAACCCAACTCTGGCGGATACATGAATGCGGATGCTGGTGGGAATCAAATTCTGCTGAATGTTCGTAGCGGCAAAACCCCTTTTCGTGTGCTTTCCCCGGAGCAGATCAGGACGGGGAACCCGAAGCCGGAGTGGTTGCGAGAACGCATTGTATTGATTGGCATGATGTCTTTGAGCGTGAAAGATGTCGCCAGTTCGGGAGCAATCACCAGCAAGAATCCCGGACGGGTTTATGGAGTAGAATTTCATGCGCATGCAGTTAGCCAGATGGTAAGTGCAGTGCTGGATGGTCGTCCCCTACTCCAGGTCTGGGGGGATGGCTGGGAGTACCTGTGGATTGCTGCCTGGGGGTTACTCGGTCTTGGGTTTGGGCGCATATTTCGATCGCCCTGGAAAATTCTGTTTGGCATGGGGCTTGCCAGTTTTACGCTGATTGGGGTTTGTTATGGACTCATCCTACTTGGTTGGTGGGTGCCGTTGGTGCCCGCATTGCTGGTGCTCGTGTTGAATGGCGCAGGTTTAAGTATGGCGTTGTTCTACCGCTATCACCAGGAGAACCAATTACGATTGGAGGAACGCCAGTTGGTCATCCAACGCCTTTCCGAGACCCTCCACAGCGGTCCCTCCCAACTGTTAGATCACATGCTTCGAGTGCTGAAGGCGGAACCAACCGTTCTATCAGTGGTTGCAGAGTTGCAACGCCTGGATGAAAGTATTGATGCCATCGTCGAGTCGTTGCAGCGAGAAGCATTCCACGAAGCGGTTCATTCATCCAGTGAAAACTTGGAACTGTGGTTTCAAAAGCCGTTACATGAATTGCTGTATAAAACCTACGATGATACCCTGCAACGGGATCTACCCCACTTAAAACCGATCAAGTTCAAGATTGTTCAGTTTGATCCACTGGATACACGACATCTCAAGGTCGAACAAATTCGATCGCTCTGTCGCTTTTTAGAAGAAGCCCTATGCAACGTTGGCAAGTATGCGGTTGGGGCAACTCGTTTGACCACGATCTGTACTCAGGAGAAAGATTGGCAGGTGATTCGTATCACCGATAATGGAATTGGATTAGCCGACTCATTTGGGAAGCCAAAAGATAATACACAAATAGAAAAGCAGCAAATCAGAAACTTGCTGCGATCGCTCCTCAAATTTCCCCAATTCAAAATCCAAAATTCAAATGCCGAAATGGGTTATTCAGGGTTAGGAACGAAGCTGTCTCAAAATCTGGCAAGGCAACTGGGAGGAACATTCCGGCGCTATCCGAATCAACCCAAAGGAACGGTGTGTGAATTAAAGTGGCGAGCCAGGAAAAATGGATGA
- a CDS encoding DUF928 domain-containing protein, producing MDGFKQARNGLYPGIVGLSLSLSLMIAPLAWAGYRPPSRPSAPKQPGSNISRSGSCSSNSLGELTALAPLSHVGQTTSTHPTFAWFVPDQTSHPLEFRLFHNQQRLYRTEMQSQPGMMQFTLPQTEKGLMVGQDYRWQVVLVCNPNSPSSNIVTTAEVEVVQANSELQRQLAPLHTLQQRADLFANNGLWFDAFAEALKEPSNPAIALNLLDSLALVEAQHNQAWGDRLQQVRTSIRSSKGV from the coding sequence ATGGATGGATTCAAGCAAGCAAGAAATGGTCTTTATCCAGGAATAGTTGGTCTGAGCCTGAGTTTATCGCTGATGATTGCTCCCCTGGCATGGGCAGGCTACCGTCCTCCCTCGCGCCCTTCTGCGCCAAAACAGCCTGGAAGCAATATCAGTCGCAGCGGTAGTTGTAGCTCAAATTCGCTGGGTGAACTGACGGCATTGGCTCCCCTCAGTCATGTTGGGCAAACAACTTCTACCCATCCCACCTTCGCCTGGTTTGTGCCTGATCAGACTTCCCATCCCTTAGAGTTTCGATTGTTTCATAACCAACAACGACTCTATCGCACAGAGATGCAGAGTCAGCCTGGGATGATGCAATTCACGCTGCCGCAAACAGAGAAGGGGTTGATGGTTGGTCAAGACTATCGGTGGCAGGTCGTCCTGGTGTGTAATCCCAATTCTCCCTCCTCCAACATTGTGACAACCGCAGAAGTTGAGGTCGTCCAGGCGAATTCCGAGTTGCAGCGACAACTGGCACCCTTGCACACTTTGCAGCAACGGGCAGACCTGTTTGCCAACAATGGTCTATGGTTCGATGCCTTTGCAGAAGCTTTGAAAGAACCTTCCAATCCGGCGATCGCGCTCAATTTGCTGGACTCTCTTGCCCTTGTAGAAGCTCAACACAATCAGGCATGGGGCGATCGCTTGCAGCAAGTGAGAACCAGTATTCGATCCAGCAAGGGAGTATAA
- a CDS encoding Uma2 family endonuclease encodes MVPATQRRMTLAEYLTYDDGTDTRYELVNGELFEMPSESDLNNAIAIILIATFLQFVPPSLLRRGTEIVVSGSRATTRIPDVMVLTEESSEALAGASRSIILPDMPSPQLVVEVVSPGSDNENRDYRHKRSEYAARKIPEYWIIDPSQGRVTLLTLVEGLYEEAVFTGRERLLSPTFPNLQLTAEQVLKGQL; translated from the coding sequence ATGGTTCCTGCCACTCAACGACGCATGACCTTAGCCGAGTACCTAACCTACGACGATGGTACAGATACTCGCTATGAGCTGGTAAACGGAGAATTATTTGAAATGCCCTCTGAGAGCGACTTAAATAATGCCATCGCAATCATTCTGATTGCTACATTTCTGCAATTCGTTCCCCCGTCATTATTACGTCGTGGCACAGAAATTGTCGTCAGCGGTTCCCGTGCTACCACTCGAATACCCGATGTGATGGTATTAACTGAGGAGTCATCTGAGGCGCTGGCAGGTGCTTCTCGCAGCATTATTTTGCCTGATATGCCATCTCCTCAACTTGTGGTCGAAGTAGTTTCTCCTGGCTCAGACAATGAGAACCGGGATTACCGCCATAAGCGTTCTGAGTATGCAGCCCGGAAGATTCCAGAGTACTGGATTATAGACCCATCGCAGGGGCGAGTGACGCTGTTAACTCTGGTGGAAGGGTTGTATGAAGAGGCGGTGTTTACGGGACGTGAACGGTTGCTTTCACCCACTTTCCCAAACTTGCAGCTAACCGCAGAGCAGGTGTTAAAGGGACAGTTGTAG
- a CDS encoding CHAT domain-containing protein gives MSKRSHRCNLYRQFQWCLIGFLLWIGLHQSIALSQQQPVLRPAQQVQQGIDRYQTGDYRAAISLWTIALEQYRKVGDRTNTAIVLENLARAYQQLGQSEVEINYWQALLTLYRQQGNQAETVRILVEQAQAYSRDGQLRKAIALLCHPDATNQCDDDSALHLARSSRSNVIETAALGSLGDAYRLLGDYQTALGWLNSSLELAKKSDRIPDQIAALNALGNVYSRLAEVNDRRAGSVAQREDKIAVAKFRQRQQTFATQAIESFDQSLQLARQIGDRNAQVRSLLGKLSIRMQSRSAAEETIQQVTSLLEQLPLSRYRVYAMLDLAHLSTQLRQGEKTTRFQCSSAQRAVLSLEPLLQQAVSIAQALRDRRAESFALGELGQIYECQGDMAHALTTTQSALQAAEQEPDSRYLWEWQAGRILKAQARTTAAIAQYNQAIATLEPIRSDLLTTNPEVQFDFRDAIEPIYREAIALQVDLAEKAKDQKKNRQSEKIQNPKTEVNQFDAILKMTDSLRLAELQNYFGSDCVLPTPLSKASDVARAMTSTAVVNSIILSDRTVIVVSFPNGTQQWNVIPVDAATLRQEVNQYRRDLERYYDAYTPERAQKLYEWIVQPFAIALEQAGIRTLVFIHDGILRTVPMAALHDGQQFLVQRYAVVTSPSLSLTDLRISDRNHAKSLAMGLTQSVTVDGQYFPALPNVQVELQKVQERLPKSQVLLDQEFSRNRLGQSLSQTLFPVLHIATHAQFGTDPADTFLVTGDRQKLTITELDRLIRRSNRQPEAIDLLALTACQTAVGDDRAALGVAGVAIQAGVKSALASLWFINDAATAQFVNQFYTDWQESKLSKAEALQKAQQALIASETYAHPAYWAPFILVGNWL, from the coding sequence ATGTCAAAGCGTAGTCACCGCTGCAATCTATACCGACAGTTCCAATGGTGTTTGATTGGATTCTTGCTCTGGATTGGATTGCATCAATCGATCGCGCTCAGTCAGCAGCAACCCGTCTTGCGCCCAGCTCAGCAGGTGCAGCAGGGGATTGATCGCTATCAGACAGGGGATTACCGGGCAGCAATTTCCCTCTGGACTATCGCTTTGGAGCAGTACCGTAAAGTGGGCGATCGCACCAACACTGCGATCGTGTTAGAAAACCTGGCACGGGCATATCAACAGTTGGGCCAGAGCGAGGTGGAGATTAACTATTGGCAAGCGTTGCTGACCCTTTATCGCCAACAGGGAAACCAGGCGGAAACTGTCCGGATTTTGGTTGAACAGGCACAAGCCTATAGCCGCGATGGACAACTCCGGAAAGCGATCGCACTTCTGTGTCACCCCGATGCGACCAATCAGTGTGACGATGATAGTGCGCTGCACCTTGCCCGCAGCAGCCGGAGTAACGTCATTGAAACGGCGGCTCTTGGTAGTTTGGGAGATGCCTATCGCCTCCTGGGGGATTATCAGACTGCGCTAGGGTGGTTAAACAGCAGCCTGGAACTGGCAAAAAAAAGCGATCGTATCCCTGACCAAATTGCCGCTCTAAATGCCTTGGGAAATGTTTACAGCCGTCTGGCTGAGGTCAACGATCGACGTGCCGGGTCTGTCGCCCAACGGGAAGACAAAATTGCCGTTGCTAAATTTCGCCAGCGCCAACAAACATTTGCAACGCAGGCGATCGAGTCCTTCGATCAGAGCTTACAACTTGCCCGCCAAATCGGCGATCGCAATGCTCAAGTGCGCTCCTTACTTGGAAAGCTTTCCATCCGTATGCAATCTAGATCAGCGGCTGAAGAGACTATCCAACAGGTAACTTCCTTGCTGGAGCAACTGCCCCTCAGCCGTTACCGGGTCTATGCCATGCTCGATCTGGCACACCTGTCTACCCAACTACGCCAGGGTGAGAAAACAACTCGATTTCAGTGTTCATCGGCACAAAGGGCCGTTCTCTCACTGGAACCGTTACTCCAACAAGCGGTTAGCATTGCCCAAGCCCTCCGCGATCGACGAGCAGAATCCTTTGCCTTAGGAGAACTGGGGCAAATCTACGAATGTCAGGGGGATATGGCTCATGCCCTGACGACAACTCAGAGCGCTCTCCAGGCAGCCGAGCAAGAACCGGATAGCCGCTATTTATGGGAATGGCAAGCAGGGCGCATTCTTAAGGCGCAAGCGCGAACAACCGCGGCAATTGCCCAGTACAACCAGGCAATTGCTACTCTGGAACCGATTCGCAGTGATTTGTTAACAACAAATCCGGAGGTGCAATTTGACTTTCGGGATGCGATCGAGCCGATTTACCGCGAGGCAATTGCATTGCAAGTCGATTTAGCAGAAAAGGCAAAAGATCAGAAAAAGAACCGTCAATCTGAAAAAATTCAGAATCCAAAAACTGAAGTAAATCAGTTTGATGCCATTCTCAAAATGACAGATTCCCTGCGATTAGCGGAGTTGCAGAATTACTTTGGCAGTGATTGTGTGCTTCCAACCCCTTTGTCTAAAGCCAGTGATGTTGCCAGGGCAATGACATCGACGGCAGTGGTGAATAGTATTATTTTGAGCGATCGCACGGTGATTGTCGTGAGCTTCCCGAATGGGACTCAACAATGGAATGTTATTCCGGTGGATGCTGCAACCCTGCGCCAGGAAGTGAACCAGTACCGTCGCGACCTGGAACGCTACTACGATGCCTACACACCGGAACGGGCACAAAAACTGTATGAATGGATTGTGCAACCGTTTGCGATCGCGCTAGAACAGGCAGGAATTCGGACGCTGGTCTTTATTCACGATGGCATTTTGCGAACTGTGCCAATGGCAGCGTTACACGACGGTCAGCAATTTCTGGTACAACGCTATGCGGTAGTGACCTCTCCAAGTCTGTCGCTGACCGATTTACGAATATCCGATCGGAACCACGCAAAATCGCTGGCAATGGGGCTAACCCAGAGCGTAACCGTCGATGGACAATACTTTCCAGCTTTGCCGAACGTTCAGGTAGAACTACAAAAAGTTCAGGAGCGCTTACCCAAAAGCCAGGTCTTGCTCGATCAGGAGTTTTCCCGTAACCGTCTGGGGCAATCCCTCAGTCAGACCTTGTTTCCAGTTCTGCACATCGCGACCCATGCCCAATTTGGCACCGATCCAGCCGATACCTTTCTGGTCACGGGCGATCGCCAGAAACTAACGATTACAGAGTTAGATCGGTTGATTCGTCGGTCTAATCGGCAACCAGAAGCGATCGATTTACTCGCCCTAACAGCTTGCCAAACCGCAGTGGGAGACGATCGGGCGGCTTTAGGAGTCGCTGGAGTGGCGATTCAAGCGGGTGTCAAGAGTGCGCTGGCGTCCCTCTGGTTCATCAATGATGCGGCAACTGCTCAATTTGTTAATCAGTTCTACACTGACTGGCAGGAATCAAAGCTGAGTAAGGCAGAAGCTTTACAAAAAGCACAGCAAGCGCTGATTGCCTCTGAAACCTATGCCCATCCTGCCTATTGGGCACCTTTTATCTTGGTGGGCAATTGGTTGTAA